CGGATCAGCAGCCGCAGGGCGTCCCAGTCGTTGAAGACGGGGATGACGAAGACCATCCCGTTGCCCTCGTCGCCGGTGTCTCGTTCCGTGCTCACGTTCTGCTTCCTCCCCGCCCGTCAGCCCGGCGTCTCTTCGGCGTGGCTTGCGAGCGGACAGATCGTCGCTCCGTCGGACAGGACGGCGAAGGCGCGGTAATGCGAGATCGCGTCCGTGCGGTCCGCATAGCCGCGCCAGCCCGGCCGGCTCCCGGCCAGCGCCGGGTGGGCTTCGCCGACGTCCGGTCGCACGAGCCCGCTGCGGGCCAGCGAACGCACCGTTCCATCGCCGTCGAGCAGGACGACCCACTCCGGTGGCTTCTGCGCCGCGACGTCCCAGGCCCAGCCGTTGACGTAGCTGCCGTCCCTGATGCGGCCGAGATCGCTGCCCGCGTCGAAGAATCCGATGCAGCGTTCCGCAGGCGCGTCGGCGAAAAGGGTCCGTGCGGGACGCCCGATCCACCAGGGCTGCGGCCGCGCGTATACCGACCATCCCCGCACCGCCAGTCCCCGGACGACGGCCGCGTAGACGTCCTTCTGCGGGAAGATGCGGGTGGTCAGGATCTGGTCGTCGTCGACGCCGTTGACGATTGCCAGCACGGCGGTCCAGTGATCCTCGGCATGGTCCCGGCTCCATCGTGCGATGCCGAGCTGGGAAGGGATCAGAAGAATGCTCGTGAAGAGGCAGAGTCCGGTGAGGGCCCCAGCCTGCAGGCGGATCCAGTGTCCGAACCGCGCGGCGAAGAGCAGTGTCAGGCCGTTCCAGAACAGCACCTGGATGATCGCATAGCGCGGCGCCTGCGACTGGGCCGTTCCGAAATCCAGCCGCGAGAGAGCCGTCATCAACCCCGCGCCGAACGTGAACAGCAGAAGGAGGCACGCAAACTGCGGCAGACGCTCCCGCGGGCGGGAACGGCCCGTCAGCCCCTCGTGCAGGAGACCGGCGATGGCGGCGAGGCAGGCCAGCGCCGATACCACGAGCGAGATCGATTTCGCCGCCCCGTCGTCCAGGACCGGGCGCAGGAGCGCGCTGACGGGCGCGGAGAAGTAATGGACGAGGTATTCGGCGACCTGCACCGGCTTGCCGATCGCCAGGAGCGGGTTCGTGTGATGCTCGAGCGTCCGCGTGTTGTAGAGGAAGGCGTAGACCGCCATGTTCACGGCGAAGGACGCGAAGAGGATCCACGACGGCCGCCACGGCCAGCGGCGGCTGAGGGCGAACAGGATCGCCGCGATCCAACCGACCGCTCCATAGGCGAACGAGAACGTCGCCAGAGTCAGCAGCACGCAGACCGCGATCAGCCGCTCGCGGCGGAAGGTGGTTGCTCCGCCCTTCTCGCCCTCGAAGCCGATCAGCGCCCGGAAGGCGAGAAGGGTGAGGCCGGCCGCCATGTACATGTGAATCTGTTTCGGCCAGATCAGGTTCTCCTGATGGATCAGCCAGAACATGTTGGCGGCGAACAGCGCAGACACCATCGCGAGAACCCGCCTGGAGCGCGGCGCATGCCGACGGTACTCGTCCGCCAGCAGCCACACGATCAGGGCGTTCAGAAGCAGAATTCCCGCCACGAGCGAAATGCCGCGGGCGCGGAACAGTTCTGCGTCCGCGAGGAAGAGCGGCATCACGGCAATGGGCAGATGCTCGTTGTCGCGGAAGATGAAGAAGTCGCGAAGCGGCATCGCGAACAGGGCGTGGAAAACCCCGCCCATGTCCCAGTAGGGGAAGACGTGCATGTCGCGGAAGGCCACGTACACCGACATGGCGACCACCCCGATGCCGACGAGGATCGTGAGGATCAGAACCCCGTCCTGAAGCAATCTCCCGGCTGGCCCGGAAACACCGCCTGTCCTGCCCGTGCCTGCCATGAGGGGACCGCCGCCGGGGGCCCTGCGCGGGAGCTCCGCTGGAGAGGCGTCGTTGCGCATCGCTCCTCCTACGAGAAGTACCGCGACCTGAAGGAGTGGATGGTCCGCTCCAGCCCGTCGTCGAACGAGACCTTCGGCTCCCAGCCGATCACCGCCTTGGCGCGGCCGATGTCGGGGCGCCGTTGCTTCGGGTCGTCGGACGGGAGCGGCCGCCGTTCGAGGACCGACGAGGAGCCGGTCAGCTGAAGCACCTTCTCCGCGAGTTCGAGGATCGTGATCTCGACCGGATTGCCGAGGTTGATCGGCCCGGTATGCTCCGGCCCCGCCTCCATGAAGCGGATCATGCCGTCGATCAGGTCGTCGACATAGCAGAACGACCGCGTCTGCTGTCCCTCGCCATAGATCGTCAGCGGCTCGCCCTTCAGCGCCTGCATGATGAAGTTCGAGACCACGCGCCCGTCATTCGGGTGCATCCGCGGCCCGTAGGTGTTGAAGATGCGCACCACCTTGATCGGAACCGCATGCTGGCGGTGATAGTCGAAGAACAGCGTCTCGGCGCAGCGCTTGCCCTCGTCGTAGCAGGCCCTGAGGCCGATCGGATTGACGTTGCCCCAATAGTCCTCGGTCTGGGGATGCACGGTCGGATCGCCATAGACCTCGCTGGTCGACGCCTGGAGGATCGGTGCCTGCAGCCGCTTGGCGAGCCCCAGCACGTTGATGGCCCCGTGCACGGAGGTCTTCGTCGTCTGGACCGGATCGTGCTGGTAGTGCACCGGCGAGGCCGGACAGGCCAGATTGTAGATCCGGTCGACCTCCAGATGGATCGGGAAGGTGATGTCGTGCCGCAGCGCCTCGAAGCGCGGATTGGCGAGCAGGTGGCCGATGTTCGTCCGCGACCCCGTGAAGTAGTTGTCGACGCTGACGACCTCCGCGCCGCGGTCGAGCAGCCGTTCGCACAGGTGCGACCCGAGGAAGCCGGCGCCCCCCGTGACGAGGATACGCTCGTGATAGCCGCGGCTTGGAATCATGTCGGGGAGCCCTCGGTGCGGTTCGCGGCGCCGCCCGGCGCGCCGACGGCTGGAGGCATGGCGTGGTCGACGGGCCTGGAAAAGGCGCTCCGGCGGCTCGCATCGGACGCCGCGGCGACGCTCCCGCGGAAAGCGGACGCGACCGCAGCGGTCGTCCCGGCACCGGCCCGGCTCATCCTGCGTCCCTGATGGTCGCGACGATCTCCGCCAGGCTCTTCCGCCAGTCCGGTTGCGCCACGCCGAAGTCCTTCTCGAAGCGCGCGCAGTCGAGCCGCGAGTTCAGCGGCCGCCGCGCCGCGGTCGGATACGCGCTCGTCGGGATGTCCTCCACGCGGCAGGACAGGCCCGCCGCGGCCATGATCGCGCGGGCGAAGCCGGCCCAGCTCGTGTCGGGTGCTCCTGCGAAATGGTGCGTGCCGCCTTCCGCGCCCGCCGCCATGTCGCGCGCCGCCGACAGCAGCGCCTCCGCGATCGCGGCGGCCGGCGTCGGTCCGCCGATCTGGTCGGCGACGACCTTCACCGTCTCGCGCTCCCGCCCCAGCCGCAGCATCGTCCGGACGAAGTTGGTTCCGTGCGCCGACACCACCCAGCTCGTGCGCAGGACGAGGTGCCGCGCCCCGCTGGCGCGGATCGCGTCCTCGCCGGCAAGCTTCGAGCGGCCGTAGGCGTTCAGCGGATTGGTCTGGTCGTCCGGCCCGAACGGACGGGTGCCGGAGCCGTCGAAGACATAGTCGGTGGAAAGGTGAAGCAGCGGGATGCCGAGTTCGGCGCAGGCCCGAGCCATCGCGCCCGGCGCCGTGCCGTTCACCAGCGTCGCCAGCGCTTCGTCCGCCTCCGCCGCGTCGACGGCCGTCCAGGCGGCGGCGTTGACCACCGCGTCCGGCCTCGCGGCCCGGACCGCGGCGGCGCAGCCTTCCGGCACCGACAGGTCGGCCTGTTCCCGGCCGAGGAAGGTCGCCTTCATGCCGGGCGGACAGCGCCCCGCCAGTTCGCGTGCGACCTGTCCCGTCCTGCCGAAGACGAGCAGCTTCATCTGGCGTTGCCCCCTCCACGCACCGCGTCCGTCATGCCTTTTCGCCGAACACGAAGGGACTGTCGAAATCCGCAAAGGACGGCGCCCCGGCATCCTTGACCGACAGGATGGGAGCGGTCTCGAGCGGCCACGAAATGTCGAGGCTGTCCCAGCGCACCCCCCGGTCGCACTCCGGCGCATAGCCATCCGAGCACTTGTAATGCACGAGGGTGTTGGGCACCAGCGTGACGAAGCCGTGCAGGAAGCCTTTCGGAACGAAGATCTGGCGTCCGTTGTCCTGCGTCAGCTCGACGCCCGTCCAGCGGCCATAGGTCGGCGAACCGCGGCGGATGTCCACCGCCACGTCGAAGATCGCGCCCAGCACGCAGCGCACCAGCTTGTCCTGCGCATGCGGCGGTGTCTGGAAATGAAGGCCGCGCAGCGTGCCGGCCGCGGCCGACATGGAGCAGTTGTCCTGGACGAAATCGACGTCGATGCCGGCTCTGCGAAAGCCGTCCCGGTTCCAGACCTCCTCGAAGTAGCCGCGCTCGTCGACGAAACGGCGCGGCTCCAGGACGAGGAGTCCCGCGGGTCCCTCAGGTTGCATTCCCGTTTTCATGTCCGCTTCATTGCCCGTGTGGTCGCCGGTGCCGCGAAGGGTGCGGCTCTCTGTTCGCGGACGACATACCGGACTGCGCGGCAAAGGCAAGGAGGTGCGGGCCTGTCTATGCAGATCTTGCTGCAACCGGCCCGTGCAGCGTCCGCCTCCGTTCGGGAGGGGCTGACCCGTGGGCGATGCGCAGAAGGACATGCCTTCGGCGGGCCGGCGGCCTGCCGTCCCGTCCCGTCGGGCCGGCTCGGTCAGGAATGCGCGAAGATGTCTTCCTCGTCCCATCCCATCAGGTCGAGCTTGGCCCGTGTCGGCAGAAACTCGAAGCAGGCCGCCGCCTCCGCCGCCCGGCCGTCGCGCACGAGCCGTGCCGTCAGCGCCTCCCGCAGCCGGTGCAGGTAGAGCACGTCCGAAGCGGCATATTCCAGCTGCTCCGGCGACAGGATCTCCGCCGCCCAGTCGGACGACTGCTGCTGCTTCGACAGCGACACGCCGAGGAACTCCTGGCAGACGTCCTTCAGCCCGTGCCGGTCGGTATAGGTGCGCGTCAGGCGCGACGCGATCTTGGTGCAGAACACCGGCTGCGGCATGACGCCGAGATTGTGGAACAGCACGGCGAGGTCGAAGCGGCCGAAATGGAAGATCTTGGTGATCCCGGGATCGCGCAGCAGCCTTTCGAGGTTCGGCGCCCCGGTCTGGCCGCGCTCGATCTGGATGACGTCGGCAGAGCCGTCGCCCGGTGAGATCTGCACCACGCACAACCGGTCTCGGTGCGGCTTCAGTCCGAGGGTCTCGGTGTCGATGGCGATCGCGTCGACCGCGTAGTTGGAGAGATCCGGCAGGTCTTGCTTGTGGAAGCGGATGGTCATGATGCTCTCCTCAGGCCGCCAGCGCGCCGAGGATGCGCGCCCACGACCGCTGGCCCTTCTGGAAGGACGACAGTTCGTATTTCTCGTTCGGCGAATGGACGCGGTCGTCGGGCAGGCCGAAGCCGACCAGCAGCGAGTCCATGCCCAGCATCGACTGGAAGTCGCCGACGATCGGGATCGAGCCGCCCATGGCGATCATCACCGTCTCGTTCGGCCACTCGTCGGACAGCGCCTGCCTGGCCTTGGCCAGGAGCGGCGAATCATAGGGCAGCTGGATCGCCGGCGAGCCGCCATGCTTGTGGAACTCGACCGAGCAGTCGGCCGGGATGCGCTCCTGCACGAAGGCGCGGAACGCCGCGCGGATCGCCTCCGGCTCCTGCCGGTGCACCAGCCGGAACGAGACCTTCGCCGAGGCCTCCGCGGCGATCACCGTCTTGAAGCCCTTGCCCGTGTAGCCGCCGGTGATGCCGTTGACTTCGGCCGTCGGCCGCGCCCAGGTCAGTTCGAGCACCGAGCGGCCCTTCTCGCCGGAGGGAATCGACAGGCCGATGTCGGCCAGGAACGTGTCGGCGCCGCGCCCGAGCGTCTCCCACACCGCAAGGATCTCGGCGGGCGTCTCGTCCACCCCGTCATAGAAGCCGGGCAGCGTCACGCGGCCGTCCGCGTCGTGCAGGTCGGCCAGGATCTTCGACAGGATGTGGATCGGATTGGCCGCAGCGCCGCCATAGAGGCCCGAATGCAGGTCGCGGCTCGCCGCCTTCACCACGATCTCCTCGCCCACGAGGCCGCGCAGGCCGGTCGAGATCGCGGGCGTATCGTGGTCCCACATGCCGGTGTCGCAGACCAGTGCGAAATCAGCCTTCAGCTCCTCGGCATTGGCGTCCAGGAACGGCTTCAGCGAGGGCGAGCCCGATTCCTCCTCGCCTTCGAACAGGATGGTCACGGCGCAGGGCAGCGAGCCCGTCGCCGCCTTCCAGGCGCGGCAGGCCTCGACGAAGGTCATGAGCTGGCCCTTGTCGTCCGCCGCGCCGCGGCCGGTGATGATCCTGCGGCCGGACGCGCCCGTCTTCACCGCGGGCGCGAAGGGATCGTCCTCCCACAGGGCCAGCGGGTCGACCGGCTGCACGTCGTAATGCCCGTAGAAGAGCACGTGCGGCGCGCCGGCCGAGGCACCCGCGTGATGCGCCACCACCATCGGATGGCCGGCGGTCTCGCGGACGCCTGAGGTGAAGCCGATCGAGGCGAGATCCTGGACCAGCCATTCGGCCGCGCGGCGGCAGTCGCCGGCATAGGCCGGGTCCGTCGAGATCGACGGGATGCGCAGGAGTTCGAACAGGCGCTCGAGACTGCCGGGCAGCCCGTCGTCGAGGGTGGAGAGGACGGAAGACGGGATGGCCATGGCGGAAGTCTCGCGAATGCACTCGGGAAATGTGGCGCGACCCTACTGCATGGACGACCGAAAGGGGAGGGGGTGTTTGGACCTGCGGCCGGCGCGCCGAATCGTCAGGCTTTCGGAACGAACACCTCCACCGCGCCCGGATGCACCATGAAGCGCGCCGGCGTCGCGGTGACGATCTCGCCGTCGGTGTTCACCGGCATCGGCCGCTTCGTCACGACATCGAAGCGCACGCACTTGGCCGTCCGCACCTCGCTCCAGAGGCCCTGCCGTCCGGCCCGGAAGGAGCGCATCATCGCCGCCAGCTTCCAGACGTTCGAGACCTCCAGGCTGTAGAGGTCGAGATGGCCGTCGTCGATCGACGCCTTCTCCTCCACCACGTTGCCGCCGCCGTAATGGCGGCCGTTGCCGACAGCGATCTGGTAGGTGGAGACCTGCGTCTCGTCCTCCTTCTCGGTGATGGTCGCCTCGAACCGCCGCGCCCGCGACAGCACCTTCAGCGCCGCGACCGCATAGCCGAGCCGGCCCCAGCGCTTCTTCAGCCCGGCGTCGAGCTTGCGCGCCAGGTCCGCGGAGAGACCGATGCTCGCGACGTTGAAGAAGGCGTGGCCGTTGACCGAGCCGACGTCGATGCGCCGCGTCGCGCCAGCCACGATCACCTCCGCCGCCTGCTCCAGGTCCAGGGGGATGTCGAGTGTGCGGGCGAGGTCGTTGGCGGTGCCCATGGGAATGATGCCGAGCGGCAGGCCGCTTTCCATCACGGCCATGGCGCCGGACGCGATCGTCCCGTCGCCGCCGCACAGGACGATCAGGTCGGCGGTCTCGCGCAGCCGCACGATGTCGCGCGCGATCTCCGGCAGCGCCGCGAACGGCTCCACGGTCACCGCGAGCCCGCCCTGCACCAGCCGTGGCATCACCGCGCCGAATCCTTCTCCCGCGCGTCGGGCGCCGGGGTTGAACAGCAGCAGTGCGCGTCGCTTGGGAGCGTCGGTTCGGTCTTGCATCCGGTTTCCGTCGTGTCGGGGCGGGAGTGGCTTCCCTGAACGAACACCGGCCACCGTGGTGGAGGGGGACTACCACGGTGGCCGGACTTTGGATGCGGCGGCCCGGAGAGGGGGGGATGAGGCCGCCGCTGTGTTCGGCGAGGCGGGGGACGGGCCTTTGACCGAACTCGGAAGCAACTTCCGATGACATGAAAATTGGATTTCGATAGTGGCGATTCAAGGGCACGAAGATTACATCTTCGTAACCAATCCGTGAACGCCGTGAGGGAGGCGACAGGACGCCGTCGGCAACGCGCCGGAGCCTCGGCCCGGCCGGCGGACGATCGGCCGGTGACGCGTCGTATGGCACGGGCGGGCCGCCGATTCAACCGCCCGGCACACGTTGGTGCGTCACGGCATGGCGGGAGGCGTGGGTGCCGGGTTCCGTTTCGCGTGGATTTCGTCCGTCTGCCGCGCTAAGCCTTCGCGCATGAAAAAGGGCGATCATCTCTTCCTCGTCGACGGCTCG
The nucleotide sequence above comes from Aquibium microcysteis. Encoded proteins:
- a CDS encoding UDP-glucuronic acid decarboxylase family protein, which codes for MIPSRGYHERILVTGGAGFLGSHLCERLLDRGAEVVSVDNYFTGSRTNIGHLLANPRFEALRHDITFPIHLEVDRIYNLACPASPVHYQHDPVQTTKTSVHGAINVLGLAKRLQAPILQASTSEVYGDPTVHPQTEDYWGNVNPIGLRACYDEGKRCAETLFFDYHRQHAVPIKVVRIFNTYGPRMHPNDGRVVSNFIMQALKGEPLTIYGEGQQTRSFCYVDDLIDGMIRFMEAGPEHTGPINLGNPVEITILELAEKVLQLTGSSSVLERRPLPSDDPKQRRPDIGRAKAVIGWEPKVSFDDGLERTIHSFRSRYFS
- the rfbD gene encoding dTDP-4-dehydrorhamnose reductase produces the protein MKLLVFGRTGQVARELAGRCPPGMKATFLGREQADLSVPEGCAAAVRAARPDAVVNAAAWTAVDAAEADEALATLVNGTAPGAMARACAELGIPLLHLSTDYVFDGSGTRPFGPDDQTNPLNAYGRSKLAGEDAIRASGARHLVLRTSWVVSAHGTNFVRTMLRLGRERETVKVVADQIGGPTPAAAIAEALLSAARDMAAGAEGGTHHFAGAPDTSWAGFARAIMAAAGLSCRVEDIPTSAYPTAARRPLNSRLDCARFEKDFGVAQPDWRKSLAEIVATIRDAG
- the rfbC gene encoding dTDP-4-dehydrorhamnose 3,5-epimerase → MQPEGPAGLLVLEPRRFVDERGYFEEVWNRDGFRRAGIDVDFVQDNCSMSAAAGTLRGLHFQTPPHAQDKLVRCVLGAIFDVAVDIRRGSPTYGRWTGVELTQDNGRQIFVPKGFLHGFVTLVPNTLVHYKCSDGYAPECDRGVRWDSLDISWPLETAPILSVKDAGAPSFADFDSPFVFGEKA
- a CDS encoding ribonuclease D — encoded protein: MTIRFHKQDLPDLSNYAVDAIAIDTETLGLKPHRDRLCVVQISPGDGSADVIQIERGQTGAPNLERLLRDPGITKIFHFGRFDLAVLFHNLGVMPQPVFCTKIASRLTRTYTDRHGLKDVCQEFLGVSLSKQQQSSDWAAEILSPEQLEYAASDVLYLHRLREALTARLVRDGRAAEAAACFEFLPTRAKLDLMGWDEEDIFAHS
- a CDS encoding dipeptidase gives rise to the protein MAIPSSVLSTLDDGLPGSLERLFELLRIPSISTDPAYAGDCRRAAEWLVQDLASIGFTSGVRETAGHPMVVAHHAGASAGAPHVLFYGHYDVQPVDPLALWEDDPFAPAVKTGASGRRIITGRGAADDKGQLMTFVEACRAWKAATGSLPCAVTILFEGEEESGSPSLKPFLDANAEELKADFALVCDTGMWDHDTPAISTGLRGLVGEEIVVKAASRDLHSGLYGGAAANPIHILSKILADLHDADGRVTLPGFYDGVDETPAEILAVWETLGRGADTFLADIGLSIPSGEKGRSVLELTWARPTAEVNGITGGYTGKGFKTVIAAEASAKVSFRLVHRQEPEAIRAAFRAFVQERIPADCSVEFHKHGGSPAIQLPYDSPLLAKARQALSDEWPNETVMIAMGGSIPIVGDFQSMLGMDSLLVGFGLPDDRVHSPNEKYELSSFQKGQRSWARILGALAA
- a CDS encoding lipid kinase, encoding MQDRTDAPKRRALLLFNPGARRAGEGFGAVMPRLVQGGLAVTVEPFAALPEIARDIVRLRETADLIVLCGGDGTIASGAMAVMESGLPLGIIPMGTANDLARTLDIPLDLEQAAEVIVAGATRRIDVGSVNGHAFFNVASIGLSADLARKLDAGLKKRWGRLGYAVAALKVLSRARRFEATITEKEDETQVSTYQIAVGNGRHYGGGNVVEEKASIDDGHLDLYSLEVSNVWKLAAMMRSFRAGRQGLWSEVRTAKCVRFDVVTKRPMPVNTDGEIVTATPARFMVHPGAVEVFVPKA